In the Wyeomyia smithii strain HCP4-BCI-WySm-NY-G18 chromosome 2, ASM2978416v1, whole genome shotgun sequence genome, one interval contains:
- the LOC129723706 gene encoding glutactin-like — MKVIILFVVLYQRYGANSVPEVNLPELGILRGSQTVSAFSRRSIYQFLSIPYGETTAGEYRFRAPRKALPWRGVRNVSHFGLPCPQLTTVSLNSSQSSVQDLEDCLTLSVFTGDLSSRNPVMVFLQGRSASRDGGTVQTGEFLLEKEIVLVVVQYRFGPFGFLALKTEGMPGNVGLLDIKLALEWVQSNIRKFGGDDENVTLFGQSAGAAAVSALLYSPLVPDGLFHKVILQSGASSSPWVWDMDPVGNTLKIATITGCSTSAEHSEKNFEAVQECLRGIDAGRLLSSFVAHKMKTTKNKGLRQVGGNRFIVQDYYGLIPRVPLEAGNPRRGLPMMAGVVEHEGTFLLTSIYDALMGSGLLANRTFVKHRLLDRINQILGIDDPTGVLVGYQISTLFSMDQLESGDFDRLKDGLIDMIGTATVKAPLLREAQVNSLANPSGTFLYTFDYSGDQTRFGYGADTSHYPFRGGVHHSDDLLYLFPFPPGKPGLSEKDAEISHMMVDLWTSFCATGVPSSEANGVVWKPMTDYAGPYLRISQNPHHGTNFYQEFSAVSRKEERKSPKAKINEPNQNPQSVVPEILIIQNPN; from the exons ATGAAAGTGATAATTTTATTCGTGGTTCTCTATCAGCGTTATGGCGCCAACAGCGTACCGGAAGTGAATTTACCTGAACTGGGTATCCTGCGTGGGTCCCAGACCGTGAGTGCTTTTAGTCGACGTTCTATCTATCAGTTTTTGAGCATTCCGTATGGAGAAACAACGGCCGGAGAGTACCGGTTTCGG GCTCCACGGAAGGCGCTTCCTTGGCGGGGGGTACGCAATGTTTCGCACTTTGGATTACCATGTCCGCAGCTGACAACGGTGTCTTTGAATTCGTCGCAAAGTTCGGTGCAAGATTTGGAGGATTGTTTGACTCTTTCCGTGTTTACTGGTGAT CTCTCAAGCAGAAATCCAGTAATGGTGTTTCTTCAAGGCCGAAGTGCCAGCAGAGACGGTGGTACAGTTCAGACTGGAGAATTCTTGCTGGAGAAGGAAATAGTTCTGGTAGTCGTCCAGTATCGCTTTGGACCGTTTGGATTTTTGGCGTTGAAAACTGAGGGGATGCCCGGCAATGTGGGTCTGCTGGATATTAAACTCGCCCTCGAATGGGTGCAAAGTAATATTCGGAAGTTCGGTGGCGATGATGAAAATGTTACATTGTTTGGCCAGTCTGCCGGAGCGGCTGCCGTCTCGGCACTGTTGTACAGTCCTCTAGTTCCCGACGGTTTGTTCCATAAGGTGATCTTACAATCTGGAGCTTCAAGTTCTCCGTGGGTTTGGGACATGGATCCGGTCGGTAATACGCTCAAAATTGCCACGATTACTGGTTGTTCAACAAGCGCTGAACACAGTGAGAAG AACTTCGAGGCAGTTCAAGAATGTCTTCGTGGGATTGACGCAGGGCGTCTGTTGAGTAGTTTCGTTGCACACaaaatgaaaactacaaaaaataagGGCCTGCGACAGGTTGGTGGAAATCGGTTTATTGTTCAGGATTATTACGGACTCATTCCGCGTGTACCGCTGGAAGCAGGAAACCCTCGTCGAGGTCTCCCGATGATGGCTGGAGTGGTCGAGCATGAGGGAACCTTTTTGTTAACATCTATTTACGACGCACTAATGGGAAGTGGTTTGCTGGCGAATCGAACCTTTGTCAAGCATAGATTGTTGGATAGAATCAATCAAATTCTTGGTATCGATGATCCAACCGGAGTCTTGGTGGGGTATCAAATTAGTACATTGTTCAGTATGGATCAATTGGAAAGTGGTGATTTCGACAGACTGAAGGATGGTCTTATTGAC ATGATAGGAACAGCTACCGTTAAAGCCCCGCTTCTGCGGGAAGCTCAAGTCAATAGTTTGGCTAACCCAAGTGGAACTTTCCTGTACACGTTCGACTATTCAGGAGACCAAACTCGCTTCGGATACGGTGCTGACACATCGCACTACCCTTTTCGTGGTGGAGTTCACCATTCTGATGATTTGCTGTACTTGTTTCCGTTCCCTCCAGGGAAACCTGGGTTGAGCGAGAAGGATGCGGAAATTTCCCACATGATGGTAGATCTGTGGACCAGTTTCTGCGCCACTGGAGTTCCCAGTAGTGAGGCGAATGGCGTTGTTTGGAAACCGATGACTG ACTACGCCGGTCCATACCTTCGCATCAGCCAGAACCCACATCATGGGACCAATTTCTACCAGGAATTCTCCGCAGTAAGCAGGAAGGAGGAGCGGAAATCGCCAAAGGCAAAAATAAATGAGCCAAACCAGAACCCACAATCCGTCGTTCCGGAAATTCTAATCATTCAAAATCCTAATTAG